From the genome of Leptospira andrefontaineae, one region includes:
- a CDS encoding ricin-type beta-trefoil lectin domain protein, giving the protein MKSSKVFSSRIVAVAFICAASLIGAGCKDSSSNYDSLLFLLQSKGKSGGSLGADINYKAEYLTPAPLDQPSGIPFEGGGTKGKNGRSPIPVYAPKLQIDPQAWMSNGYLSKSNTQLRNICIPGTHDSGTYGIQGIDENISQTQEYTVGEQLSLGYRYFDLRIKKADGQFKIHHGSSISVPAQEVFQHISSFVNNRKKEIVFVHIQNVDSMSDGEHYELKDQLVLPYLGSRMAPRNLGNSVSFSQLWDLDKNVILIWGGGNYSALSELYWNQGQTMKSDWQNTGNESDLVSALRNRIKDNREGKFYVAQMILTPNASQIIFPPYWGSIEDLTNDKLDHASFVYDLDREAKKSGQRINIAMVDFAGPRFSQYAFEACMDVNDLEPRYFTLKSKQSNLCLDVSNSSTENNARVQVWNCNGTNAQKWFYEHSTSYLRSKLNTDKCLDNGAENWNGGKIVLWDCKDMNNMRFDFYDDSMRVRQNESIAVDANGSTSGSLVSQWTWHGGNNQRWEKNYESPYFALINQASNRCLDVSNSSTANGARIQIYNCNGTDAQKWYYDAGNGFLRSKLNPNKCMDNGGETRNGGKIALWDCKDMNNMRFDFVGDSIRNRINSLYAVDASANSNGSLVHQWEFLNASNQLWTKSY; this is encoded by the coding sequence ATGAAAAGTTCCAAGGTGTTTTCCTCTCGAATCGTCGCAGTCGCGTTTATTTGCGCTGCATCCCTAATAGGAGCAGGATGTAAAGATTCCTCCTCAAACTACGATTCTTTACTATTTTTACTCCAATCCAAAGGTAAATCCGGAGGATCTCTGGGTGCAGATATCAATTATAAGGCAGAATACCTAACTCCTGCCCCTTTGGACCAGCCAAGTGGGATCCCTTTCGAGGGTGGAGGCACTAAGGGTAAAAACGGAAGAAGTCCGATCCCTGTTTATGCTCCAAAATTGCAGATAGACCCGCAAGCATGGATGAGTAATGGATACCTTTCCAAATCAAATACCCAGCTTAGAAATATTTGTATCCCAGGAACTCATGACTCCGGAACTTACGGAATCCAGGGAATAGACGAGAATATCTCCCAAACCCAAGAATACACTGTGGGAGAACAATTATCTCTCGGGTATCGTTACTTCGATCTTAGGATCAAAAAGGCAGACGGACAATTTAAGATCCATCACGGATCTAGTATTTCCGTTCCGGCTCAGGAAGTATTCCAACATATCTCCAGCTTCGTGAATAATCGTAAAAAAGAGATCGTATTCGTTCATATTCAGAACGTGGACAGTATGAGCGATGGGGAACATTACGAACTAAAAGACCAATTGGTTCTTCCTTATTTAGGTTCCAGAATGGCCCCTCGTAATCTTGGAAATTCAGTTAGCTTCTCCCAACTTTGGGACCTAGATAAGAACGTTATCCTAATCTGGGGTGGCGGAAATTATTCTGCTTTATCCGAACTGTATTGGAACCAAGGCCAAACAATGAAGAGTGACTGGCAAAATACTGGAAACGAATCCGATCTAGTGAGCGCACTTAGAAACCGCATCAAGGACAATCGAGAAGGTAAATTTTACGTAGCTCAGATGATCCTAACTCCGAATGCGTCTCAAATTATTTTCCCTCCATATTGGGGAAGTATTGAAGACCTTACTAATGATAAATTGGATCATGCAAGTTTTGTTTATGACTTGGATAGAGAAGCCAAAAAATCAGGGCAACGTATCAATATTGCGATGGTAGATTTTGCAGGTCCTCGTTTCTCTCAATATGCTTTCGAAGCATGTATGGATGTAAACGATCTAGAACCAAGATACTTCACTCTAAAAAGTAAACAATCCAATCTATGTTTGGATGTAAGCAATAGCAGCACTGAAAATAATGCTCGCGTTCAAGTTTGGAATTGTAACGGAACTAACGCACAGAAATGGTTCTATGAACATTCTACAAGTTATCTTAGAAGCAAATTGAATACTGATAAGTGTTTGGATAACGGAGCGGAGAATTGGAACGGGGGAAAAATAGTACTCTGGGATTGTAAAGATATGAATAATATGAGATTCGATTTTTACGATGATTCTATGCGAGTTAGACAAAACGAATCGATTGCTGTAGACGCTAACGGTTCTACCAGCGGTTCCTTGGTCAGCCAATGGACATGGCATGGTGGGAACAACCAACGTTGGGAGAAAAATTATGAGTCTCCGTATTTCGCACTCATTAACCAAGCTTCCAATCGATGTTTAGATGTAAGCAATAGTAGTACTGCAAACGGTGCAAGGATACAAATATACAACTGTAACGGAACCGATGCTCAAAAATGGTATTATGATGCAGGCAACGGTTTCCTCAGAAGCAAACTGAATCCAAATAAATGTATGGATAATGGCGGAGAAACTCGTAACGGAGGAAAGATTGCTCTTTGGGATTGTAAGGATATGAATAATATGAGATTCGATTTCGTAGGAGATAGTATCCGAAATCGTATCAACTCATTGTATGCGGTAGATGCTTCTGCTAATAGCAACGGCTCTCTGGTTCATCAATGGGAATTCCTGAATGCAAGTAACCAACTCTGGACAAAATCCTATTAA
- a CDS encoding DUF4442 domain-containing protein yields the protein MKLFISDKKESLSSWWLRFRLNHWPCLWCTGGKIQFISSDLRELHVSLKKNLRTLNRVGTIYGGSIYSSVDPYYMLMMMWILGPDYVVWDKAAKVKFVRPILNKVKIRFLITEELIEKTKQDILEKGEIVFDLPAKYEDEEGTVYASFEKTIYAASKEFYEKKLASKNMTSAFKPSKRS from the coding sequence ATGAAATTATTTATTAGCGATAAAAAAGAATCTCTATCTTCTTGGTGGTTACGTTTTCGTTTGAACCATTGGCCTTGTTTGTGGTGTACGGGAGGAAAAATACAATTCATCTCTTCCGATCTAAGAGAACTTCATGTAAGTTTAAAGAAAAATCTTCGCACATTAAATCGAGTCGGTACAATTTACGGAGGAAGTATTTATAGTTCGGTGGATCCATATTATATGTTGATGATGATGTGGATACTTGGACCCGACTATGTAGTTTGGGATAAAGCTGCAAAAGTAAAATTTGTCCGGCCGATCCTGAATAAAGTTAAGATCAGATTTTTGATCACAGAAGAATTGATCGAAAAGACAAAACAAGATATATTAGAAAAAGGCGAAATAGTTTTTGATCTTCCTGCAAAATACGAAGATGAAGAAGGAACAGTATATGCCTCCTTCGAAAAAACGATCTATGCTGCTTCCAAAGAATTTTATGAGAAGAAGTTAGCTTCTAAAAATATGACTTCTGCATTTAAACCTAGCAAAAGAAGTTGA
- a CDS encoding class I SAM-dependent methyltransferase, translating to MSHVEKFEGERAQVYERRIGKMIPFYSGIMELVAIYLLENIPEKGKILSVGCGTGADFAKLLKIAPDRFSITGLDPSPEMIEQAQKKFPQLKLVCGTVGELPLAEEYDSATLLFVLHFLPDTGDKLSLLKEIHTRLKKGGRFILFDLFDSEPNGSEILFKNIKSYLINFQGWEEEAVEVYLKRVFELHRIQSTRYTDLFREAGFSESSQKFRSLHVGGWIAIK from the coding sequence ATGAGCCACGTAGAAAAGTTCGAAGGTGAAAGAGCACAAGTATATGAGAGAAGAATAGGAAAGATGATCCCATTCTATTCAGGGATCATGGAATTAGTTGCGATCTATCTTCTCGAAAACATTCCTGAAAAAGGAAAGATCTTATCAGTAGGTTGTGGAACTGGAGCCGACTTCGCCAAATTATTAAAAATTGCTCCGGATCGGTTTTCGATAACCGGTCTTGACCCTTCGCCTGAAATGATAGAACAGGCCCAGAAAAAATTCCCACAACTTAAACTTGTCTGTGGAACAGTGGGAGAACTTCCTTTAGCCGAAGAATATGATTCAGCCACCCTACTCTTTGTTTTACATTTCCTTCCGGATACCGGAGACAAACTTTCACTCTTGAAAGAGATCCATACAAGATTGAAAAAGGGAGGAAGATTCATTCTATTCGATCTATTCGATTCCGAACCAAATGGATCGGAGATACTATTTAAAAATATAAAATCCTATTTAATCAATTTCCAAGGCTGGGAAGAAGAAGCGGTTGAAGTCTATCTAAAACGAGTATTCGAACTACATCGTATCCAAAGTACCAGATACACAGATCTTTTCAGAGAAGCAGGATTTTCAGAGAGTTCTCAAAAATTCAGATCCTTACATGTAGGCGGATGGATCGCTATCAAATAA
- a CDS encoding GGDEF domain-containing protein: MSSSPKNYWIRNLNFLENQEDAILISDNKGKLLDSNIQAKEFGLVPEKNDLKHSSWYNELSKADSKEHSHLTLHLSSGKRRFICRTIPILVEEKEPAKAFYFRDITERSFTEAKAKRYESLFRRRENKIKELEIRDKLTGLFNREYTIESFQAELYRAERNGSTIGVVYLHIDGLKEINEIFGNNRGDLLLKEMGRILLENSRRSDISSRIGGEKFLLLLPGAHKNIVLERAEKIKRLFSESTSNGSLGEVKVTVSLGVAMYPEDGSTYDILLQKVQTGN, encoded by the coding sequence ATGTCTTCTTCTCCTAAAAACTATTGGATCCGAAACCTAAACTTTCTGGAAAATCAGGAAGACGCGATACTCATCTCGGATAATAAGGGAAAACTTTTGGATTCAAATATCCAGGCAAAAGAATTTGGGCTTGTACCTGAAAAAAATGATCTAAAACATTCTTCTTGGTATAACGAACTCTCAAAGGCAGATTCTAAAGAACATTCTCATCTAACGTTACATCTTTCCTCCGGCAAAAGGAGATTTATTTGTAGGACAATTCCAATCCTAGTAGAAGAAAAAGAACCTGCCAAGGCCTTCTATTTTAGAGACATTACAGAAAGATCTTTTACAGAAGCAAAGGCAAAAAGATACGAATCCCTTTTTAGAAGAAGGGAAAACAAAATTAAAGAATTAGAGATCCGTGATAAACTCACAGGTCTTTTCAATAGAGAATATACAATCGAGTCTTTCCAAGCAGAACTTTATAGAGCAGAAAGAAATGGAAGCACAATAGGTGTAGTTTATTTGCATATAGACGGACTAAAAGAGATCAACGAAATATTCGGGAATAATAGAGGAGACCTTCTTCTTAAAGAAATGGGCAGAATACTTTTGGAAAATTCCAGAAGAAGTGATATCTCTTCCAGGATAGGCGGTGAAAAATTCTTACTTCTTCTTCCCGGAGCGCATAAGAATATAGTGTTGGAAAGAGCAGAGAAGATCAAAAGATTATTTTCGGAATCCACCTCCAACGGTTCTTTGGGAGAAGTAAAAGTCACAGTGTCCTTAGGAGTCGCAATGTATCCGGAAGACGGTTCCACATATGATATTCTTCTTCAAAAAGTCCAAACAGGAAATTAA
- a CDS encoding helix-turn-helix transcriptional regulator: MRADRLLNILLHLQAKGRTTAKELSKKLEISERTVHRDMEALSAAGIPIYAERGIGGGWSLSEGYRTNLTGFKKEEVISLLLVHSSRVLEDLGKKKDFDSAFVKLMASLPPAYRKDAETARQRIHIDGLGWGRAIRELPLLPILQDAVWEEKKVMIIYEKEGGKPEPRTIEPYGLVAKDTIWYVVAKRGKEMRVYRISRIKEASITAERFERPKKFDLSKYWEEWIKEFKSRVPKYLIKIKVTDATAEHIKSIPHMKCLSHKPMAKGFTEMVIDMETKEWALGSMLQHCDSVFVLEPLELQEAIRHKAREILKIYE, encoded by the coding sequence ATGAGAGCTGATAGGCTTCTAAATATTCTTCTACATTTACAGGCAAAAGGAAGAACGACCGCTAAGGAACTTTCCAAAAAATTGGAAATTTCAGAACGAACAGTTCATAGGGATATGGAGGCTCTTTCTGCCGCAGGAATTCCAATCTATGCGGAAAGAGGCATTGGTGGAGGCTGGAGTTTAAGCGAGGGTTATAGAACAAACCTTACCGGGTTTAAAAAAGAAGAAGTGATCTCGCTGTTACTAGTTCACTCTTCTAGAGTTTTGGAGGATTTAGGAAAGAAGAAGGACTTCGATTCTGCATTCGTCAAACTTATGGCTTCTCTTCCACCTGCTTATAGAAAAGATGCGGAAACTGCCAGACAAAGGATTCATATAGACGGGCTCGGTTGGGGCAGAGCGATCAGGGAACTTCCACTTCTTCCAATACTACAAGACGCAGTTTGGGAAGAGAAAAAAGTAATGATCATCTACGAAAAAGAAGGTGGAAAACCTGAACCAAGAACAATAGAACCGTACGGCCTTGTAGCAAAAGACACGATCTGGTATGTCGTAGCAAAACGCGGAAAAGAAATGAGAGTCTATCGTATCTCTCGGATCAAAGAAGCCTCGATAACTGCAGAAAGATTCGAAAGACCTAAAAAATTTGATCTGAGCAAATATTGGGAAGAATGGATCAAAGAATTCAAATCAAGAGTCCCTAAATATCTGATCAAAATTAAGGTCACTGATGCAACCGCGGAACATATCAAGAGTATTCCTCATATGAAATGTCTAAGCCACAAACCTATGGCAAAAGGTTTTACCGAAATGGTAATCGATATGGAAACCAAAGAATGGGCGTTAGGAAGTATGCTGCAACATTGCGATTCCGTTTTTGTTTTAGAACCTTTAGAATTACAGGAAGCAATTCGACATAAGGCGAGAGAAATCCTAAAAATTTACGAATAA
- a CDS encoding alpha/beta fold hydrolase: protein MITLATSVFGIVLCKGEIIKTSVHGPTGKISYKDEGFGGMPVVFIHSFGGNVSHWEEIKESLVPNRRVVRIELRGHGDSEFPKDGDYRISSMAQDLATVVNLLGLQRFVLVGHSMGGSVALQYAGENPSRVAGLVLVDSNGDPKKLPEVVRNQIKNALHSDAYVQTTEAYWEQLLANSKPEVKERLMGELTRTPKDTVLKITSELLDYDPNHSLKRYVGPKLAIVTPENDDQFALHRLHLGFPHVVVSNAGHWLQLDQPEEFRNTLETFLQKF, encoded by the coding sequence ATGATTACTTTAGCAACTTCGGTTTTTGGCATCGTTCTATGTAAAGGTGAAATTATCAAAACTTCTGTCCATGGCCCTACAGGGAAAATTTCCTATAAGGATGAAGGATTCGGTGGAATGCCGGTCGTGTTTATTCATTCTTTTGGAGGGAATGTTTCTCATTGGGAAGAGATCAAGGAATCTCTTGTTCCGAACAGAAGAGTAGTGCGTATAGAACTTAGAGGTCATGGAGATTCCGAATTTCCAAAAGATGGGGATTATAGGATTTCTTCTATGGCACAGGATTTGGCTACAGTTGTAAATCTTTTGGGACTGCAAAGATTCGTGCTCGTGGGTCATAGTATGGGGGGAAGTGTCGCATTACAATACGCTGGAGAAAATCCGAGTAGAGTGGCGGGACTCGTTCTTGTGGATTCCAACGGGGATCCAAAAAAATTACCGGAAGTGGTTCGCAATCAGATCAAGAATGCATTACATTCGGACGCATATGTGCAAACTACGGAGGCATATTGGGAACAGCTATTGGCGAATTCTAAACCTGAAGTAAAAGAAAGATTGATGGGAGAATTAACCAGAACTCCGAAAGATACCGTACTCAAGATCACTTCCGAGTTATTGGATTATGATCCGAATCATTCTCTAAAAAGATATGTAGGTCCAAAACTTGCGATAGTCACTCCGGAAAACGATGACCAATTTGCATTACATAGACTTCATTTAGGATTTCCTCATGTGGTAGTTTCGAATGCGGGACATTGGTTACAATTGGACCAACCGGAAGAATTCCGTAATACTCTGGAAACCTTCTTACAAAAATTCTAA
- a CDS encoding adenylate/guanylate cyclase domain-containing protein, whose translation MKSIKVIPLVLVLALTLFSCRSKTSPKISPLAENGVLDLRDWNFAEDGIVKLDGEWKFQWMKLAVSRPELGSKDVQTHIVNIPGNWNQIPKLEGMNPLMAFGYGTYTLKIIPGQNQGRLMMHFQGAGTAASIYLDGKKIMGNGVVGPDENSSRPQYLPLYVSIGQPNKEMLLQVEISNFDHYKGGLWESLRMGTESDLLNFRDNSSFSEMFLFGSIIIMALYHFGLYSLRRRDMTGLFFGAFCASICLRIFVTGERFLILKFPHLPWEFFNKLEYISFYLAVPFFIYYLDALYPHSFSAKLKRFFIGFNLVVSAMVVFTPASIYTHTLIPFQVCLIFVILWIFFVLVRLVKSGAEGSLMALGGVIALTAAAINDSLYSQAVINTGYYLPLGLFVFIFVQSYLLSFRFSQAFLYIERLSDNLLEVNKAYSRFVPLAFLKFLNKSDITEIGLGDQVQREMTILFSDIRSFTQLSEKMTPKDNFDFLNSYMRKMGPIIRKHGGFIDKYLGDGIMALFPSLPDQALDAAMEMLRELESLNQSRADRHYEPIQIGIGLHTGTLMLGTIGEEERMDGTVISDAVNLASRIEGLTKEFHANLLLSESTYRKLKNRRKYSFKKLGKVKVKGKSKSSEVYEVLG comes from the coding sequence ATGAAATCTATCAAAGTTATTCCACTCGTATTAGTTCTAGCCTTAACGTTATTTTCTTGTCGAAGCAAAACTTCCCCTAAAATTTCTCCCCTTGCTGAAAATGGGGTTTTGGATCTGAGAGATTGGAATTTTGCAGAAGATGGTATCGTAAAATTAGATGGAGAGTGGAAATTCCAATGGATGAAACTTGCGGTTTCCAGACCGGAGCTTGGATCCAAGGATGTTCAAACTCATATAGTTAATATTCCGGGTAACTGGAACCAAATTCCAAAGTTAGAAGGTATGAATCCTTTGATGGCTTTCGGATACGGCACTTATACTTTAAAAATAATCCCGGGCCAAAATCAGGGAAGGTTAATGATGCACTTCCAAGGCGCAGGAACTGCAGCTTCTATCTATTTAGATGGGAAGAAGATTATGGGGAATGGAGTAGTGGGACCCGATGAGAACTCATCCCGTCCCCAATATCTTCCGCTTTATGTTTCTATCGGACAACCAAACAAGGAGATGTTATTACAAGTAGAGATCTCTAACTTCGATCATTATAAGGGAGGACTTTGGGAATCCCTTAGGATGGGAACAGAATCGGATCTTCTGAACTTCAGGGACAATAGCTCTTTTAGCGAGATGTTCTTGTTCGGAAGTATCATCATCATGGCTTTATACCATTTCGGTTTGTATTCTTTAAGAAGAAGGGACATGACCGGGTTGTTTTTCGGAGCATTCTGCGCGAGCATCTGCCTAAGGATTTTCGTAACCGGAGAAAGGTTCCTGATCCTAAAATTTCCTCATCTGCCTTGGGAATTTTTTAATAAGTTGGAATATATCTCCTTCTACTTAGCTGTTCCATTTTTCATTTATTATCTGGATGCATTATACCCGCATTCGTTCTCTGCAAAGTTAAAAAGATTCTTCATAGGATTCAACCTAGTCGTATCCGCGATGGTTGTATTTACTCCTGCGAGCATTTATACTCATACATTGATCCCATTTCAAGTATGTTTAATTTTTGTAATATTATGGATCTTCTTCGTATTAGTTCGTTTGGTAAAAAGCGGGGCAGAAGGCTCTCTAATGGCGCTCGGAGGAGTAATCGCTTTAACCGCGGCTGCTATCAATGATAGTTTATATTCACAAGCAGTGATTAACACCGGATATTATCTTCCATTAGGATTATTCGTTTTTATATTCGTGCAGTCCTATTTGCTCTCCTTCCGCTTTTCTCAGGCGTTCTTATACATAGAACGTTTATCAGACAATCTACTGGAAGTGAACAAGGCCTATAGTAGATTCGTTCCTTTGGCTTTCTTGAAATTTTTGAATAAAAGTGATATCACCGAGATCGGCTTAGGAGACCAGGTCCAAAGAGAAATGACCATCTTATTCTCGGATATCAGATCCTTTACCCAACTCTCCGAGAAGATGACTCCTAAAGATAATTTCGACTTTTTGAATTCTTATATGAGAAAGATGGGGCCGATTATCAGAAAACACGGCGGTTTCATAGATAAATATTTGGGCGATGGAATTATGGCTCTCTTTCCTAGTCTGCCTGACCAGGCGCTGGATGCTGCTATGGAAATGCTCCGAGAGTTAGAGAGCCTAAATCAATCCAGAGCGGATCGACATTATGAACCGATCCAAATCGGTATCGGGCTTCATACAGGAACATTGATGCTCGGAACGATTGGCGAAGAAGAAAGAATGGATGGGACAGTGATCTCGGACGCAGTCAATCTTGCTTCTCGTATCGAGGGATTGACCAAGGAGTTTCATGCGAACCTTCTACTTAGCGAAAGCACCTATCGTAAGTTGAAGAATCGCAGGAAGTATTCCTTTAAAAAATTAGGCAAAGTAAAAGTGAAGGGAAAATCCAAATCCAGCGAAGTATACGAGGTCTTGGGCTGA
- a CDS encoding inorganic diphosphatase: protein MQHPWHEASPGPNPPHEVHALVEIPSGSKAKFEVDKESGLIKLDRVLFASAHYPAHYGFIPQTLGDDKDPLDILVLCSEEVPPLCLVPARVVGVMRMIDRGEGDEKILAVASGDRSFDGIEHVSQLPNSFRAELTHFFSVYKQLEKKEVRVEEPEGPEVAKELILRALDFYKQKFPKK from the coding sequence ATACAACATCCTTGGCACGAGGCCAGTCCTGGCCCAAATCCTCCTCACGAAGTTCATGCGCTTGTGGAAATTCCTTCCGGAAGTAAGGCCAAGTTCGAAGTGGATAAGGAATCGGGTCTCATCAAATTGGACCGAGTGCTTTTTGCTTCCGCGCATTATCCTGCTCATTACGGTTTTATTCCCCAAACTTTGGGAGATGATAAGGATCCTTTGGATATCCTAGTACTTTGTTCGGAAGAAGTTCCCCCACTTTGTTTGGTACCCGCAAGAGTGGTCGGGGTAATGAGGATGATAGACAGAGGAGAAGGAGACGAGAAAATCCTGGCTGTTGCCTCGGGTGATAGAAGTTTTGATGGAATAGAGCACGTATCTCAACTGCCGAATTCATTTAGAGCGGAGCTGACTCATTTCTTCTCCGTATATAAACAATTAGAAAAGAAAGAAGTCAGGGTAGAAGAGCCGGAAGGCCCCGAGGTAGCAAAAGAGCTGATCCTCAGAGCATTAGATTTTTATAAACAGAAGTTCCCGAAAAAGTAA
- a CDS encoding exonuclease: MKTMTTPDQQNQPNTEFGKFASFRPVYLQIKSKDSYPNDERPYFSPEMERLLLLAGESTNSEGLNSGKIPAYPAITELDYKFVEEISELISKGLLLVVPRIYAKKNTGELEILLHVLGAKSSKKGNPETVRDIFFQIARKSAGTIRNFEITSQNDREIVLNEVLYSLADGNIPHFKYAYTDKAKELLGKIYHKNLMHKDLLDDYYKLIHSFIQEEEILTRTSTCGYLHVPDQDADTLFTQISELYEKRVIPKLVTENPKLAEQLISIRETILSDESGLLNNDPLLIRKSIYSEEFAKLTQLSGNKGPYSDFFRLSRVISQKSLESDMFLKGAREKSVENGLKKVALSGKGAMARYMSLSIGKDLPFDSEVIKSVQHDSSLLSCIYYGSEGSELFICPWDKVLIKNMLRELSERFAFYNMTSLSFLLMLFKNKDKLLPLLSDESAAEDFRNVGYSCLAHTFPWYRRLAFFLGFKGNMLSDVFRELGDIQYHQMGEKLKFEEKISAIKQKLKEELIVEVREHMAGILEGKS, translated from the coding sequence ATGAAAACGATGACAACACCTGATCAGCAAAACCAGCCGAATACTGAGTTCGGAAAATTCGCATCTTTTAGACCTGTATACTTACAGATTAAATCCAAAGACTCTTATCCTAATGATGAAAGGCCTTATTTCAGTCCTGAAATGGAAAGGCTTTTATTATTAGCAGGGGAGTCGACGAATAGCGAAGGTTTAAACTCAGGTAAAATCCCCGCATATCCTGCAATCACAGAATTAGATTATAAATTTGTCGAAGAGATCTCCGAACTGATTTCTAAAGGTTTGTTATTAGTTGTTCCTAGAATCTATGCCAAAAAGAACACAGGGGAGTTGGAGATACTTCTTCATGTATTAGGAGCTAAGTCTTCCAAAAAGGGAAATCCCGAAACTGTACGAGATATATTCTTCCAAATTGCTCGCAAGTCCGCTGGAACGATCCGAAATTTTGAGATCACATCCCAAAACGATAGAGAGATCGTTTTGAACGAAGTATTGTATTCTTTGGCGGATGGGAATATTCCTCATTTTAAATACGCTTATACGGACAAAGCCAAAGAATTATTAGGGAAAATATATCATAAAAATCTAATGCATAAGGATTTGCTGGATGATTATTATAAACTGATCCATTCCTTTATCCAGGAGGAAGAGATATTAACCAGAACTTCTACCTGCGGGTATTTACACGTTCCTGACCAGGACGCCGATACATTATTCACGCAAATATCGGAATTATACGAAAAGAGGGTGATCCCTAAACTAGTTACCGAAAATCCTAAATTAGCGGAACAATTGATCTCAATTCGAGAAACCATTCTTTCCGACGAATCGGGTCTTTTGAACAACGATCCTTTATTGATCCGAAAATCAATTTACTCGGAAGAATTTGCGAAGTTAACCCAACTTTCCGGAAACAAAGGACCCTATTCCGACTTCTTCCGTTTATCCAGAGTGATCTCTCAAAAATCCCTGGAAAGTGATATGTTCCTGAAAGGCGCCAGAGAAAAGAGTGTGGAGAACGGGCTCAAAAAAGTGGCGCTGAGCGGAAAAGGGGCCATGGCACGTTATATGTCTTTGTCAATCGGAAAGGATTTGCCGTTTGATTCGGAAGTTATCAAGTCCGTTCAACATGACTCCAGTTTATTAAGCTGTATATATTACGGTTCGGAAGGTTCGGAACTGTTCATTTGCCCTTGGGACAAGGTTTTGATCAAAAATATGCTCCGTGAATTATCCGAAAGATTCGCGTTTTATAATATGACCAGCCTGAGCTTCCTTTTGATGTTATTCAAAAATAAGGATAAACTTCTTCCGTTACTCTCCGACGAATCTGCTGCGGAAGATTTTAGGAACGTAGGTTATAGCTGTCTTGCTCATACATTTCCTTGGTATAGAAGATTGGCCTTCTTCTTGGGATTTAAAGGAAACATGTTATCTGACGTTTTCCGAGAGTTGGGAGATATCCAATACCACCAAATGGGTGAAAAACTGAAATTCGAAGAGAAGATCAGCGCCATCAAACAAAAGCTCAAAGAAGAATTAATCGTAGAAGTCCGGGAACATATGGCCGGAATTCTGGAAGGCAAATCCTAA
- a CDS encoding TetR/AcrR family transcriptional regulator — protein sequence MGQKGEIAKEKMVRAMAERLEMGGYAGTGLNDIVEDAKAPKGSIYFHFPGGKEELASLALLVSGNELAKELKAVLDSAKSVPAGIQRIFSALEYRLVSSGFSKGCPIMTTASETASEPSLVNSTCAAVFQDWISLLDSFFRKNGFEENKSSELAVGILSLLEGAILISRTSRNTNAIRSASKTAKLLVSEK from the coding sequence ATGGGTCAGAAGGGAGAAATCGCTAAGGAAAAGATGGTCCGTGCCATGGCGGAACGTTTGGAAATGGGGGGATATGCGGGAACCGGGTTAAACGATATCGTAGAAGATGCAAAGGCCCCCAAAGGATCTATCTATTTCCATTTTCCTGGCGGAAAGGAGGAATTGGCCTCCTTAGCTCTCCTGGTATCTGGCAACGAATTGGCCAAGGAACTGAAGGCGGTTTTGGATTCTGCCAAATCTGTTCCAGCCGGGATCCAAAGGATATTTTCCGCCTTGGAATATAGGCTCGTATCCTCCGGTTTTTCCAAGGGTTGCCCGATCATGACCACTGCTTCCGAGACAGCCTCGGAGCCTTCTTTAGTAAACTCAACTTGCGCTGCGGTTTTCCAAGATTGGATCTCCCTATTGGATTCGTTTTTCCGGAAGAACGGATTCGAGGAGAACAAGTCTAGCGAACTCGCAGTAGGTATTCTTTCCTTATTGGAAGGAGCCATTCTGATTTCCAGAACCAGCCGAAATACGAACGCGATACGATCCGCTTCTAAAACGGCAAAACTTCTCGTTTCGGAGAAATAA